Genomic window (Chryseobacterium bernardetii):
TTTTTGATTTTTCATTAAAATCTTTTTGTGTTTAATCATGGATTTGTGCTATATTTGTTCTTTCAAAACCCATAAATACAGACATGTAGGATATAATTTCTTTCAGATTCAATGAAGCGGTAACCAAAGAGTTACCGGTGTTTAACCTTTATTAAGAAAGAAATCATGATTTTACTGCAAAATATATCCTTTGGGTTTCCGGGAGGGGATCTCCTTTTCAATCATATCAATTTAACAATACCATCTCATACCCAATCAGCTTTGGCAGGAAGCAACGGCATGGGAAAATCAACCCTGCTGAAGATCATAGCAAACAAACTACAGCCACTGGAAGGAACTGTAAATATCCAGGGTGAAATTTTCTATGTGCCTCAAATATTCGGAAATTTTAATCATTTAACCATCGCAGAGTGCCTGAACATCGATCAAAAGCTTTTAGCCCTTGAAAAAATTACGAGTGGGGAAGTGGATGAACATTATTTTGAAACTTTGAATGACGATTGGGATATTGAAGAACGCTGCCAGAATACATTACAGTATTGGAATCTCCAGGATTTTGATTTAAACCAAAAACTGGAAGGATTAAGCGGTGGGCAAAAGACCAAAGTGTTCCTTGCTGGAATTCAGATTAATCAACCCAATATTATTCTTTTGGATGAACCTACCAATCATCTTGATCTGGAAGGAAGAAAATTGCTTTACGACCTTATTGAAAAGATCAGTGCTACCGTTGTGATCGTAAGCCATGACAGGGTATTACTTAATCTTGTAGATACGATTTTTGAATTAAGCAATCAGGGAATTGCTGCATATGGCGGAAATTACGACTTTTATGCTGAACAGAAAGAAATTGAAGATGAAGCTTTACAGAATGATATTCATGCGAAAGAACGGGCATTGAAAAAAGCAAAAGAGAAGGAACGTGAAACCATAGAACGTAAACAGAAGCTTGATGCCAGAGGAAAACAGAAACAGGAAAAGTCCGGAGTAGCCAGAATTATGATGAATACTCTTCGGAATAATGCCGAAAAAAATACCTCAAGACTGAAAAGTGTACATGCTGAAAAAATCAGTGGAATTTCGGGAGATTTAAGATACTTACGTTCCTCTGTCAGGAAT
Coding sequences:
- a CDS encoding ABC-F family ATP-binding cassette domain-containing protein, giving the protein MILLQNISFGFPGGDLLFNHINLTIPSHTQSALAGSNGMGKSTLLKIIANKLQPLEGTVNIQGEIFYVPQIFGNFNHLTIAECLNIDQKLLALEKITSGEVDEHYFETLNDDWDIEERCQNTLQYWNLQDFDLNQKLEGLSGGQKTKVFLAGIQINQPNIILLDEPTNHLDLEGRKLLYDLIEKISATVVIVSHDRVLLNLVDTIFELSNQGIAAYGGNYDFYAEQKEIEDEALQNDIHAKERALKKAKEKERETIERKQKLDARGKQKQEKSGVARIMMNTLRNNAEKNTSRLKSVHAEKISGISGDLRYLRSSVRNSDQMKVNFNDSGLHSGKVLITAKDINFSYGEDKIWKENLDIEIRSGDRISIKGSNGSGKTTLIKLLLGKIQPSVGNINIAEFNSIYIDQEYSLIDNEQTLYDFVQTFNDSVLQESEVKTLLSRFLFSKHTWDKKCAALSGGERLRLLLCGLSVSNKAPDMIILDEPTNNLDLQNVEILTSSIKDYHGTLLVISHDVIFLEEIGVSSEVSLG